The Microbulbifer sp. TB1203 nucleotide sequence GGCAGATGCTCGCGCACCTGCAGCAACTCTTCGAACAGGTCCTCGGCAACCCGGGGCTGCGCCTGTCCCAACTGCGCTGGACCGACGCCGTCAGCGATCTCGTCGCGCCCGCGCTCGCGGAGCCCCCGCAACTGCTGGACCGGCGGGTGGAAGAACTGGCCCGGCGGCAGCCGGACGCCTGTGCCCTGGTGTCCCCGCACGGCCGCTATAGCTACCGGGAACTGGCCGGGGCGGCCGCCGCGCTGGCGCGGCGGATGCGAAGCGAAGGCGTGGGGGAGGGCGACCGCGTGGCCCTGTGCTTGCGGCGCACCCCGGTGCAGATCGCCGCCACCCTGGCCTGCTGGCGCCTGGGTGCGGCGGCGGTGTTCCTGGACCCGGCGCAGCCGGCCGGGCGCCTGGGGCAACTGCTGGAGGACAGCGACTGCGCCCTGATCCTATCCACTTCGGATGCTGTTCCCGTAGGATGGGCAAAGGAGCGCAGCGACGTGCCCATCAAAGCCGCTGGGCACGCTGCGCTTGGACTCGCGCCATCCCTGGCGCTCGCCCGCTTCGCGGGCGCCTTCGGCGTCCAAATCGGCAATCCTGCCGATTTGTGCCCATCCTACGAGAAGTCCGATCAATTGGCAGACCACTGCCCGGTGATGGTCCTGGACCACTGGCCCGAAGGCGGGTCCGAAGAGGAGGAGAGCCGCAGCCGCGCCGAAGCCCCCGCCTACCTGCTCTACACCTCCGGCTCCACCGGCCGTCCTAAAGGGGTGCTGGCAAGCCACGGCGGACTCGCCCACTATGCCGCCGCCATCTCCGAGCGGCTGCAACTGCCCGCGGGCGCCCGTTGGGGCACCCTGGCCACGGTGGCCGCGGATCTGGGCCTGACCGCTGTGGTCAGCGCCTTGTGCAGCGGGGGCACCCTGGTGCTGCCGGACCCGGATTGGGCCTTCGACCCGCCGGCGCTGGCGGACTACCTGGCCCGCGAGCCCCTGGACTGCCTCAAGATCGCCCCCTCTCATTTAAAGGGTCTTCTGGCGGTAGCCGAGCCCCGGCGACTGCTGCCCCGGGACACCCTGGTACTCGGCGGCGAGGGCCTGGAGTCGGCGTTGGTAAAGCAGTTGCGCGCCCTGGCGCCGCAGTTGCGCATAGTCAATCACTACGGCCCATCCGAGGCCACGGTGGGAGTCTGCTGCCAGCCGGTCGATCCGGCCGCGCAGAGCGCCGGACCCTACCTTCCGCTGGGCACCCCGTTGCCCGGCTGCCGCCTGCTGGTACTGGACGGCGACGGCAACCCGGTACCGCGGGGCGCGGCCGGTGAACTTGTTATCCAGGGTCCGCAGCTGGCGCTGGGCTACTGGCGGCAGCCGGAGCTGACCGCCGCCGCCTTCCCGCCGGCGACGGACGGCGGACGCAGCTATCGCACCGGCGACCGGGTGCGCGTCAACGCCCGCGGCGGACTGGAATTCCTGGGGCGCCTGGACGACCAGGTCAAGATCCGCGGCTACCGGGTGGAGCCCGGGGAGGCGGCGCGCTGGCTGGGTGAACAGCCGGAAGTGGCTGCCGCCGCAGTGCTGGCTCCGGCGCTGGAGCGCGGCCGCCAACTGGTGGCCTACCTGCAGACGGAAGAGAAGGGTTTCGACCTGGAGGCGCTTCGGGCGCGCATGCGCGACCAACTGCCCGACTATCTCGTACCCGCCCATTGGATACCGCTGGAGCGCCTGCCCCTGAACGTCAACGGCAAGCTGGATCGGAGCGCGCTGCCCCTGCCCGGGATAGGCCAGCCCCGGGAGAACAGGGAAGAGCGTCCGCTGAGCCAAACCGAGGCGCAACTGGCGGATATCTGGCGCCAGTTGCTGCCGGTGGAGCGGCTGGGCCCGGACGACGACTTCTTCCTGCTCGGCGGCGACTCCATCCTCAGCCTGCGCCTGATCGCCCTGGCGGCCCGCGCCGGACTGTCCCTGACCCCGCGCCAGGTGGCCGCCGACGGCCGCCTGCGGGCCATGGCCGAGGACGCGGAGCTGGCCGGAAATACCCATATTCGCCAGCTGCGCGACCTGTTCCGCGAACTGCTGGGTCGCCCCGACCTGGGTGCGGACGACGATTTCTACAAAGCCGGCGGCGACTCCATCCTCAGCCTGCAACTGGTCGCCCGCGCCCGCGAACTGGATATAGAGCTGACCCCGCGGCTGCTGCAGGCACACCCGACGCCGCGGGCGCTGGTTGCGGTGCTGCGTCCGGTTGAGTCGAGCGATGAACTCGATGCGAAGGGCCTGATGCCGGGGGCATTTTGCGGGACTGTCTGCGAGAGGGACCTCGCGGACAAGCCTCCAGGGATGGATTCACCGGGGGGGCGCCTAGCCCGTGTCCCGCAAAATGCCCCCGGTAGCAGGCCCGCCTCTGCCTCTTCTATTACCCGCGTTACCCGCGTCGATCGAGAGCAGCCCCAACCCCTGTCCCCCACCCAGCGGCGCCTCTGGTTCTTGCAGCAACTGGAGCCGGAGAGCGCCGCCTACAACGTCTGCCAACTGCTGGCGATTCGCGGCGCCCTGGATACACAGGCCCTGCGCCGAGCCTTCGGGCAACTGGTGGACCGCCACGAGTCCCTGCGCTGTCGCTTCTTCGAGGAGGGCGGCCAGGTGTGGCAGCGGGTGGCGGAGCAGGCTCAGTTCTCCTTCCGCGACCACTCCGCGGAGAAGGCGGATTGGTGCGAGGCGGCGGGCCGGGCCGCAGCCCGGCCCTTCGACCTGGAGCGGGGCCCGCTGCTGGCGGTGGACCTGTTCCAGCCGGTCGAAAACGACTACCGGTTGCTGGTGAACGTCCATCATATCGCCGTGGACGGCTGGTCCATGGGTTTGCTGGTGGGGGACTTCGCCGAGGCCTACCGTGCCGCCGCCGAGGGTCGGGAGGCCGATTTCCCCGGTCGGGAACTGGAATTCCTCGACCTGGCGGTACGGCAGTACCGAGCCCTGGATGAGCGGGGAGCCGGATCGCTGCTGGACTACTGGCGGGCGCGGCTCGACGGCACCCGCTTCGACCTGTCCCTGCCCCTGGACAAGCCCCGGCCGGCGCGCTGGGAGGCCGCGGGCCGACGGCTGGAAAGAACTCTGCCGCCGGAGCGGGTGCGGGAAGTGGACGCCCTGGCGCGAAGCCTGGGGGTGTCCCCCTTCACCGTCTGCCTGGTGGCCTGCCAGCTGCTGCTGTGGCGCTATAGCGGCCAGGCGGATTTCACTGTCGGGGTACCGGTGGCGGGGCGGGACGACCCCCGCAGCCAGGACCTGGTGGGGCCGTTTCTCAACACCCTGGTGCACCGCTGCCGGTTGTGCCCCGGCCAGCTCCTGGGCGATTACCTGCGGGAAGTGGGACAGCGGCACCGCGAGGACCTGGAACACCAGGGGCTGCCTTTCGAGCAGTTGGTGGAATCCCTGGAAGTGGAGCGGGATCTCTCCCGGCAGCCCCTGTTTCAGGTGGCCTTCAACTACCAGGTGGACCACCGCGGCGAGCGGCGCATCCAACTGCCCGGGCTCACGGTGGAGCCGCTGGCGCCGGAGCGGGTCAGCGCCAAGTTCGACCTGGCCTTCAATCTCTTCGAACAGCGCGGGGAGCAGGGTGAAGGGAGCACCGCGCTGTTGCTGGAATACCCCACCGCCCTGTTCCGAGAGGAGACGGTGGCGCGGATGGCGGAGGACTATATCGAACTCCTCGGACGCCTCGCCGCGGCCACCGCGTCGCCCCTGGCCACCCTAGAGCTGCCGTCCGCGACCCAGCCAGCGGCGGGAGAGGCGACGCCGCAGAGCGAAATCGAGGACTTCGTGGTCCGCTTCGACGCCGCCGCCCGCCGCCATCCGCAGCGCACCGCGGTGATCAGCGGGGAGCGCCGGCTGAGCTATGGCGAACTGGTGGAGCGCGCCGATCAACTGGCTCACTGGCTGCTGGCCCGGGGCGTCGCCCCCGAAGCGCTGGTGGCTTTCTGCCTGCCGCGGGACGAGCGTTTGGCAATCTGCCTGCTGGGCATCCAGAAAGCCGGCGCCGCCTACCTGCCAATCGATCCGGCGCATCCGGCGGAGCGAAATGGATACATATTGGAGCAGGCAACTCCGGCGTTGCTTCTGTGTGCGGACCAGTTCTCCCCTCTCCCGCAAGCGGGAGAGGGGCCGGGGGAGAGGGCCCTTGTAGGAGCGGTCCGGCCGGGAGCGGTCCGGCCGGGAGCGGCCGCTGGCCGCGATCCCCGTCTGGCTATTCCCACTATCACCTGGTCCGAACTGGAGGCCCAACTCCCCCCTGTAGGAGCGGTGGGGCGGCCATCCGTGGGGCGGCCATCCGCGGGGCGGCCATACGCCCATGGCCGCGATCCGCGCCCCGCCGAACCCCATCATCTCGCCTACACCCTCTACACCTCCGGCTCCACCGGTCGCCCCAAAGGCGTACAGATCTCCCGCGGCAATTTCGCCAACTTCCTGCTGGCGATGGAGCGGGCGCTGCCACTGGAGGGAGTGGAGCGCTTCCTGGCGCTCACCACCATCACCTTCGATATCGCCGGTCTGGAATTCTGCCTGCCCCTGGCCCGCGGCGGCACCGCGGTGATCGCCGACGACCACCAGCGCCGCGACCCCGCTGCGCTGCTGGCGCTGATCCGCGCGCGGGACGTGCAACTGGTGCAGGCCACGCCGGCCACCTGGAGCCTGCTGCTGGAAGAGAGCGTGGAAGCTCTTTCCGGTGTGGTCGCCCTCGCCGGCGGCGAGGCGCTGCCGGCGGATATGGCCACACGCCTGGCCCGGGCCGCGCGGGCGGCGTTCAACGTCTACGGCCCCACCGAGACCACCGTCTGGTCCACCTGCTGCCCGGTGACGGAAAAACAGAAGACTGCGGTGCCCATCGGACGCCCGCTGCTCAACAACCGCTGCCATGTGCTGGACGCCCAGCTCAATCCGGTGCCGCCGGGTGTGGCGGGCGAACTGTATATCGCCGGTCTCGGTCTGGCCCGGGGCTATGCCGGCTGCCCGGGGCTGACCGCGGAGCGCTTCCTGCCGGACCCCTTCGCCGGCGACGGCGGCCGCCTCTACCGCACCGGCGATCGCGCCCGCTGGCTGCCGGACGGCCGCCTGGAGTACCTGGGGCGCACCGACAGCCAGGTCAAGGTGCGCGGCTTCCGGGTGGAACTGGGGGAGATAGAGATCGCCCTGCGGCGGCACCCGGCAGTGCGCCAGGCGGCGGTGGCGCTGCGGTCCGGCGAACTGGCCGCCTACTGGGTGAACCGCGACGGTTGCCACGTCGACGCCGGGACCCTGCGCGCGCATCTGGCGATCCACCTGCCCGAGTGCATGCTGCCCGCCCGTTACCAGACGCTGGAGACCCTGCCCCTGAACAGCAACGGCAAGGTGGACCGGGCCGCGCTGCCGGAGACGGGCGACGAAATCACAGGCCGCGTCGCCGCGGGGCCGCTCACCGCGGACCAGCAACTGCTCGCGGAGATCTGGCGCGAGGTGCTGGGCGTGGCTGAACTGGGCGCGGACGACAACTTCTTCCACCTGGGCGGCCACTCCCTCAGCGCCGCCCAGGTCCGCTCCCGCTTGCGCGCCAGGGGGCTGGAGCTGCCCCTGAAGACCTTTTTCGAGCGGCCTGTACTGGCCCGCCAGGCGGAGGCGCTGGCCGACGCCGTGCGGACCGAAATCACCCCGGTGCGGCGAGGCGGGGACCTGCCCCTGTCCGATGCCCAGCGCCGCGTCTGGTTTATGCAGCAACTGGACCCGGCGGACGCCAGCTTCAATATGGCCTTCGCTGTGGAACTGCGCGGGCCCGTCGACAACAGCGCGTTGCGCAATGCGCTGGAGCAGGTAAGCGCCCGCCACGAAATCCTGCGCACCACCTACCACCCAACGGACGGCGAACCGGTGCAGCGCATACACGACGCCCTGCCGGTGGACTTCGCCGAAATCGAGCTGCCCGCCGGGGAGGGCGAGGCCGGGCTGGAGCGCCGGTTGAGCGGAGAGGCCTGCCGTCCCTTCGCCCTGGAGCGGGAGGCGCCGCTGCGGGTGCGCCTCTACCGGCGAGAGGAGAGGGACTTCGTGTGCCAGTTCGTGCAGCACCATATCGCCTCGGACGCCTGGTCCACTGCGCTGCTGCTGGACGAGGTGATCGCCTGCTACGGCGGCGAGGAACTGCCGCCCCTGGCGGCGCAGTACGTCGACTACGCCGCCTGGCAGCAGTCGGAGGCGCGCCGGGCGCAGTACGGGGAGGGATTGTCCTTCTGGAGCCGGACCCTCGCCGGTATGCCGCCGCAACTGGCGCTGCCATTCGACTTCCCGCGGCCGGAGCGGGACGACGGCCGCGGCGACGGGGTGGACTTTCAACTAGGTGGCGCCGAGTGGCGGGCCCTGCGGGACTTCGCCCGCGAGCGGCAGGTATCCCTGTTTATGCTGCTGCTGGCGGCCCTAGGCCTGGTGCTTTACCGGGAGACCCGCAGTCGCGACCTGGTGATCGGCACCGACGTGGCCAACCGGGAACCGGCGGAGACCGAGTCCCTGATCGGCTTCTTCGTCAACTTGATAGCGCTGCGGTTGAAGCCGCGGCCGGACGCCGGTTTTGCCGGTAACCTGGAGGAGGTGCGCCAGGTGTGCCTTGACGCCTTCGCCCACCAGCAGGTGCCCTTCGATCGGGTGGTGGAGGCCGTGGGCCTGCCGCGCCAGCGCAACACCCACCCGCTATTGCAGGCGCTGCTGGTAATGCAGAACACCCCCCGCCAGCGGCGGGAATTGCCGGGTATCGAGGTGACCCCGCGGCCCGGCGCCCAACACCACTCCAAATTCGACATGGCGCTTTTCGCCAGCGAGACGGAGGAGGCGCTGCAGATGCGCTGGGTCTACCGCCCCAGCCTGTTCCGGCGCCAGACCATCGAGCGCCTGCGCGACCGCTTTTGCGGGTTGCTGAGCCAGGCCCTGGCCGCGCCGGATACTCCCCTGAGCGAATTCGATCTGCACCCCGGAGGTGAGGAGAGCATGGCTTCATCCGCGCAGAAGCAGCGCAAATTGTCCAAGCTGGGCAAACTCCGGCGCCGGCCCGCGGCCGCCGCGGCGCCGGCGGCGGCACCGGTGGAGAGTCGCCCGCTGCGGGAGGGGCAGGCCTTCCCGCTACTGGTAGAGAATCGCGATCCTGACCTGGACCCGGCCGCCTGGGCCGCCGCCAACCGGGAGCGGGTGGAACAGTGGCTCGGGCAGCACGGCGGCCTGCTGTTCCGCGGCTTCCGCCTGCCAACGGCGGTGGACTTCGAGCGCTTTTGCCGCGCCCTCTACCCTGAGCTCTACGGCCAGTACGGCGACCTGCCCAAGAAGGAAGTGGGGGAGCGGATCTACCGCTCCACCCCCTATCCCGCGGACCGCATGATCCTGTTCCACAACGAGAGCGCCCACCAGCACCGCTGGCCGCGGCGGCAGTGGTTCTATTGCGAGCTGCCGGCAGCGGTGGGCGGCGCCACCCCGATCGTCGACTGCCGCCAACTGTACCAGGCGCTGCCCGGCTGGCTGCGGGACAAGCTGCAGCGCAAACAACTGCTGTATATCCGCAATTTCGACGGGCGCATCGATGTCAGCTGGCAGCACTTCTTCAAAACCGACAGCCGGGAAGCCGTGGAGACCATCTGCCGCGAGGGCGGCATCCGCTTTCACTGGGGAGAAGGGGACAGCCTGCACACCCGCCAGCGGGGGCCGGCGGTGATCCGCCACCCGGTTACCGGCGAACTGAGTTTTTTTAACCAGATCCAGCTCTACCACTCCGCTTTCCTGGACGACGACGTGCGCGGGGAACTGCTCGCCGCCGGCGGCGAAGAGCGGCTGCCGCGGCACGTCTGTTACGGCGACGGCGAACCCCTGGAGCCGGAGGCGATCGCGCTGATCAGCGATGCCTACGAGCGCTTCGCGGTGCGCTTCGACTGGCGCCGGGGAGACGTGGTGATGTTGGACAATATGCTCGCGGCCCACGCCCGGGACCCCTTCGAGGGAGAGCGGCGCATCGCGGTGGCCATGGGCGGCCTCTACCGCCGCGACGAGGTGGAGGCGCCGCTGCCCGATGGGGAAGAAACGTGGGAGCGGAAAATCAAGGAGGAGGTGCAATCGTGAATCTCGACACCGGCGGCGAACCCCTCTCGCCGCAACAGAAAGCCCTCGCCGATTCGGCGCCGGCCCTGCGCTGGGCCTGGCTCGATCTGGGGCAGGGAGGGGACGCCGCCTCGGTGGAGCCGGCCCTGCGCCAACTGATGGCCCGCCACGAGGCCCTGCGCACCCGTTACCGCCAGCCGGAGGGCTGGAGCGGACTGCGCCAGCTGGTGCTGGAACCGGGGGAACTGCGCTTGGACTGGTGCGCCGGCAGCGCGGAGGAGGGTGTGGAACCCCAGGTATGGCGCTGCCGGGCGGAGGCGGCCGCCGCCGACAGCCGGCCCGATCTGGTGGCCTGGCTCTACCGCGACCATCTAGGCGGCAGCCGCCTGCTGCTGGGGCTGCCAACCCTTTCCGTGGACGAGCCCAGCCTGCTGCGGCTGCGGGATGAACTGCTGGACGCCTGCGCGTGCGGCGCAACGGAGGCCGGCGAGGCGCCGATGCAGTACCGGGAGTATGTGTCCTGGATTCGCGAGCTGCAGCGGGAGGATGGCGAGACCGGCGAGGGTGCCCAATTCTGGCGTAACCAGGGCCTGGACCGCCTGTCCGGCGGACGCCTGCCGGAGGTCTATGGCTCCCCGGGCGGCGAACCGGGGTGGGTACAGTGTCCGTTTCCCGCCGAATTGCAGCGGCGGCTTGCGGACCTGGCTGGAGAGTGGGATTGCGCCGGGTCGGTGCCGCTGCTCGCGGTCTGGACCGCGCTGCTGGGCCGGCTCACCGGCCGCGACGGCCTGCAACTGGGCCACTTCCACGATTGCCGGGAGGACTACGGCGAACTGGCCGGGAGCCTTGGGCTCTTCGAACAGCTGTTGCCACTGGCCTGCCAACTGCCCGAACGGGTTGCACTGCGCGGCCTGGTCCGGGAGCTGTCGGCGCAATTGGCGGAACTGGCTGACTGGCAGGAATACGCGAGTCTCCCGGAACTGCTACCCCTGTGGCGGCCCAGCCGCCAGGCGGGGTTCCGCTGGCGCCGCCAGGCGCACCGGCGGGCGCTGCAGGCCGATGCGCTCGATGGCGGTTGCGAGTTGCTGTTGCAGGCGGTCTGCACCGACAGCGGGGACGGGCAGCTGTCCCTGTGGTTCGATACCGGGCTTTACCGGGAAGGGCAGATGCGCCGGTTGCTGGCGCGCCTGCTGCGGCTGCTGGAACTGGCGCTGGAGCGTCCGGACGCGCCGCTGGTGGAGCTGGACATTTTGCTCGACGACGAGGGCAGCGCGGCACTGGAGCCCCGCGAGCCGGTGGGCCGCGCCGCGGATATCGTCGATTGCTTCCGCGCCTCCGCCGCGGGCCATCCGCGGCGGGCGGCGCTGCGCTGCGGCTCGCGGGAATACAGCTACCGCGAACTGGACGGGACCAGCGACCGGGTGGCCGCCGCCCTGCAGGCCGCCGGCGCCGGCCCGGAGCGGATTGTGGCTCTATACCTGCCGCGGGGGCCGGAAGCGGTGATCGCCATGCTGGCGGCGCTCAAGGCGGGGGCCGCCTACCTGCCGCTGGACCCGCAACAGCCGGCCGCGCGCCTGCAGAATATTCTCGAGGATGCACAGCCGGCGGTGTTGCTGGCGGAAGATAAGGACGACTGCCCGGCGGGGCCCTGGGAAATACTGGACTGGCCCACCGCCGAAGGGGAGTCGGCGGTGCTGCGCCCCGCGCCCCGGCTACCTGAGCATCTCGCCTATGTGCTCTACACCTCCGGTTCCAGCGGCCGGCCCAAAGGGGTGCAGGTGGAGAATGCCCAGTTGAATCACTACTGCGAGGCGGCGATTCAGGCCCTGGCGCTGCCCGCCGGCGGGCACTACGGCCTGGTGTCGTCCCTGGTGGCGGACCTGGGCAATACGGTGCTCTTTCCCGCCTGGGTCCGCGGCGGCTGCCTGCACCTGCTGGACAGGGCCGCGGCCACCGACGGCCGGGCCTTCGCCGCCTACCAGGCGGAGTGGCCCCTGGACGTGCTGAAGATAGTGCCCTCGCACCTGGAGGCGCTGCTCGAGGGGCAGGATGCCGCCGCTCTGCTGCCGCGCCAGCGGCTGGTGCTGGGGGGCGAACCGGTGGGAGCGGCGCTGTTGCGACGGCTGGCGGACACCGCTCCCGCCTGCCGTATCTTCAACCACTACGGGCCCACGGAGACCACCGTCGGGGTGCTCTGGTCCGAGATAAATCCCGCCGGCGGCGACACTGCGCTCACTTCGGCGATCGGCGGCAACCGCATTCACCTGCTGGACGGTGCCGGGCGGCCGGTGCCGCGGGGGCAGGCGGGGGAACTCTGCGTCGGCGGCCCCGGAGTCACCCGCGGCTACCTCGGCAACCCCGAGGCCACCGCCGTGGCCTATACCGCGAATCCCTTCGGCAACGGGCGGCTGTATCGTACCGGCGACCTGGCGCTGCAGCAGTCCGATGGCGCCATACGCATCCTCGGCCGGCGGGACAATCAGGTTAAACTGCGCGGCTTTCGCTTCGAGCTGGAAGAGGTGGAGCGCGCCCTGCGCGCGGCCGCCGGAACGGACAGGGTGGCGGCGCTGGTGGACGGGGAGGGCGACCGCGCGCAACTGGTGGCGCTGTTGGCGGCGGCGCCGGACGACGGCCTCGCCGAACGGCTGCGCTCCGCCCTGGCGCGGCAGCTGCCGGACTATATGGTGCCGGCGCGTATCCTGCCGGTGGACACACTGCCCCTGGGGGAGAACGGCAAAATCGACCGCGGAGCCCTGGCGGGGTTGGTGCGGCGGGCCGGCAGCCGCACCCCGATTCCCCCGGAGGGAGAGCTGGAGCGGACGATACTGGCGGTCTGGCGGGAACTGCTGGGCCGGGAGGATATCGGCGTCACCGACAATTTCTTCGATATCGGCGGCCATTCCCTGGCCGCGATCAAGGTGGTGGCGCGCCTGCGCGAGCGGCTGCGGCGGGCGCTGCCGACCACACTGCTGTTCGACGCGCAAACGGTGCGCGCGCTGGCCGCGACTATTGCCGGCGACCCGGAGCCGCGGCGTTGGCAATGCTACGGCGAGGTGCCCGAGGGCCCGGTGGTGGTAGTGCTGCACGCCGTCTCCGGCCACCTGCTGCCCCTGCGCCCACTGATCGACGCGCTGCGCGGTCGGGTGAGCCTCTACGGTCTGGCAGCGGGCAGCGCGGTCCCGGACGAGAGCGATCCCGACTGCCTGGAGCGGCTGCTGGAGGGCCATACAGCGGCGATACCGGATACCCTGCGGGATATCCCGCTGGTGCTGGTGGGCTGGAGCCTGGCGGCGCGCCTCGCGCTGCTGCTGAGCGGAAAACTCCAGGCGAGAGGGTTTCGGGTGCAGGGGCTGGCGCTGCTCGACTACGACCCCGGCAACACCCTGCAGGGGGCCGGCGACGAGGCGGGGCAACTGTTGGCGGACCTGGATCACTACTGCGAGACCCGGGGCATAGCGCTGCCGGCTGGCTGCCGCCGGTCGCTGGCCGGGCAGATCGCCGGCTGCGACTACGCCGCCGGCGCGGAGTTGGCACTGTCCCGGCCCGATTTACTCGAGGCCCTTGGAGGTGGCGTGCCGGCGGACTGGATTCGCGAGCGGGTGGCGGCCCGCTGGGCGTTCAAGAAATTGATGTATGCTGCGCCGCTGCCGCGGGTGGACGTACCCCTGTGGGTGTGGACCTGCCGGGAGGGACCCTGCGATCCCGCGGCCTGGCAGCCCTACAGCCGCCGGCCGGTGTGGGGCGGGGTCCTGGAGACGGACCACTTCTCCATCCCGGCCTCGGCGGAACTCCACCGCCAGTTGCTGGAACGGCTGGCGGAAAGCCGGTCGCCGGTTTCGTAGGATGGGCAAAGCGTAGCGTGCCCATCAGGGCCCCGGGCGATGGGCACGTCGCTACGCTCCTTTGCCCATCCTACCAGGGCTCGAAAGAATAGCTCCCCTCTCCCGCTTGCGGGAGAGGGGTTGGGGGAGAGGGGCCGGGACGCCGGCAGAAGGGACAAGGAATATGCAATCGATAACGACATTACTGCACCCCGCGCGCTGGCAACTCCTGCTCGCAATACTGGCCAGCGCCCTGAGCGCGGCGGCGGGTATCGGGCTGATCGCCTGGATCAACCACACCCTGGAGA carries:
- a CDS encoding amino acid adenylation domain-containing protein is translated as MNLDTGGEPLSPQQKALADSAPALRWAWLDLGQGGDAASVEPALRQLMARHEALRTRYRQPEGWSGLRQLVLEPGELRLDWCAGSAEEGVEPQVWRCRAEAAAADSRPDLVAWLYRDHLGGSRLLLGLPTLSVDEPSLLRLRDELLDACACGATEAGEAPMQYREYVSWIRELQREDGETGEGAQFWRNQGLDRLSGGRLPEVYGSPGGEPGWVQCPFPAELQRRLADLAGEWDCAGSVPLLAVWTALLGRLTGRDGLQLGHFHDCREDYGELAGSLGLFEQLLPLACQLPERVALRGLVRELSAQLAELADWQEYASLPELLPLWRPSRQAGFRWRRQAHRRALQADALDGGCELLLQAVCTDSGDGQLSLWFDTGLYREGQMRRLLARLLRLLELALERPDAPLVELDILLDDEGSAALEPREPVGRAADIVDCFRASAAGHPRRAALRCGSREYSYRELDGTSDRVAAALQAAGAGPERIVALYLPRGPEAVIAMLAALKAGAAYLPLDPQQPAARLQNILEDAQPAVLLAEDKDDCPAGPWEILDWPTAEGESAVLRPAPRLPEHLAYVLYTSGSSGRPKGVQVENAQLNHYCEAAIQALALPAGGHYGLVSSLVADLGNTVLFPAWVRGGCLHLLDRAAATDGRAFAAYQAEWPLDVLKIVPSHLEALLEGQDAAALLPRQRLVLGGEPVGAALLRRLADTAPACRIFNHYGPTETTVGVLWSEINPAGGDTALTSAIGGNRIHLLDGAGRPVPRGQAGELCVGGPGVTRGYLGNPEATAVAYTANPFGNGRLYRTGDLALQQSDGAIRILGRRDNQVKLRGFRFELEEVERALRAAAGTDRVAALVDGEGDRAQLVALLAAAPDDGLAERLRSALARQLPDYMVPARILPVDTLPLGENGKIDRGALAGLVRRAGSRTPIPPEGELERTILAVWRELLGREDIGVTDNFFDIGGHSLAAIKVVARLRERLRRALPTTLLFDAQTVRALAATIAGDPEPRRWQCYGEVPEGPVVVVLHAVSGHLLPLRPLIDALRGRVSLYGLAAGSAVPDESDPDCLERLLEGHTAAIPDTLRDIPLVLVGWSLAARLALLLSGKLQARGFRVQGLALLDYDPGNTLQGAGDEAGQLLADLDHYCETRGIALPAGCRRSLAGQIAGCDYAAGAELALSRPDLLEALGGGVPADWIRERVAARWAFKKLMYAAPLPRVDVPLWVWTCREGPCDPAAWQPYSRRPVWGGVLETDHFSIPASAELHRQLLERLAESRSPVS